TACGTTACTTTTCTGATAAATTCAAGTAGAAGAATGAAAATTGTTACTTTTAAATACTTGAAGGATGTTATCTGCTAAAAATGATACTTTAAGAATATAGTTTAAATTTGGGGCATAGTTTAAGAAtgattttgaccaaaaactcattaaTATATACTGAtagtgaaaatttattttacattgtcaaataattttaatctgGTGTGTCCCTAATTGAATGAACTAATGAGAAAAATTGCCTTCTTTCTTAATTCTACACATTTCTAAATtctgatataaaaaataatgaacaaaaagTTATAGAATTGTGTTATTGATTGCCTCAAATTACTTCAAATGCCTCAAATTACTTCAAATGAATTTGATGGTGTTGAAGAAACAATGATACAATTAAACTGATGATAAAAGTGTGACATCCTCTTACATTTGGTAAGAGGGTCATAATCTTAAATAAACTCAGCTAGAATAAACTTAAGAGTTCAAGTTACTTCATAATATTAGTTTCCTTATTTGTAATCAAATATTAAAAGGTTACATAATTGAAAATTTACCTATATATTGTAAATCTTAGAATTACTTCATGACAACGTAAGATAAGCATTCATGGTCATTAGATACTAGTTAATCTCATCATATATGTGGGACATAAGGCTAGCTTGCATTACTTGCTAGCTAGCACCTAGTAGACCCAAACAAAGACAACTCTAAATTTGTTACTTTCGCTATCTCAATTTATACAAGTTTCTTTTTTAGTGGGTtcaaaaattaatgaataacatattttatgtttagtaataatttaattttaaaatatctatttcatccttaatgaaataatttatagtcacacaaatatttataacttattttaaattacaaatttcaaacatttttctttctttttcaaacttCATGTAAATCAAATTACATCAGATAAATTAAATGAAGAAAGTATATCAATGTCACGAATTAATATTGTAATTCACTCTattataacttattttagattacaaatttcaaactttttctttctttttttcaaacttCAAGCAAATCATATTGCATcagataaattgaaatgaagaaaGTATATAAGCGTCACGAATCATAATACTGTCTTTCACACTattataacttattttagattacgaatttcaaattttgttctGTCTTTTCCAAACTTCATGCAAATGAAATTACATCagataaattgaaacgaagaaAGTATATAAACATCACAGATCCTAATATTTTCTTCACACTATTATAACACCGGGGACCCATCCTTGAtctgaaaaagaaattaaaaagaaagagtGAAAAGAGAAGTAGCCACGTATATTAGCTAGTTTCAAGAAGAGGAggatattagtcaaattaatgaaattgaaaaatgaaattccTCCTTACAAGACAAGTATTAATGTTGGCTTGTTCCTGCATATCAAATAAAGAGAATGGCAGAGGTGGCACGTCTTTGGccaaaataaatcataattttagtGTTTGGTCTTCTTTCACTACCCCATATATGTGTTATAAATGGACCATACCGAAGGAATTTTGGCTTCTAGCAATCAATAGtatgttatatatatgtgttcaaatttaaaaaattagaaaatatgtataattggaaagatagaaataagaaacttttaaaaggaaaagaataaatattcgAAATCACAGAATTTACTAGGCATCTTAAAGGAATTTAATCCTATTACCATATCTGAGGTTATGGATAACGATGACAACGCGAGGGGAGACCCTCTTCTTAGCTTTTTGATACTAGAATGAGTGTTTCTATTTAAAAACACAACAAACCTTTTTATCACCCACCACCAATGAGAGAGAAATGAACTTTATTTTCCCTGCACCTTATTTCCCTCCATTTTCCAATTGACATTCTACCTCTTCTTTTAATATTTCAACTTTAATAAAAATCCAACAATTTTCCACATGAATTGGGAATAACTATATTggtaaaacatatgcatgaaaaaattGTGTGATTCGTAATTAAGGATTAATTGCATCTGAATAAGTAGGTTTCCTTTTGAATTTTCAGAATGAACATATATCAGATATACTCAGTCAATTGATAGATTTAATATCTTTGAGCTTTGATGTATATCTAGACAACATATAAGTCATACAATTAACCATTTAACTGATTTtgattctcatttttttttccagtcATAAACATTGTTTGGTTCTTAAGTGTGTAGAGAATTGGTCTTACAAAACTCTCCTTAAAACAGCATATATTTCACACtaacataggtgatttctaataAATATGTATTCCTATAGACACATTATTTGCTATACATTGTATGGAACTTAGGAATCATTAAAAAGCACTAATAATTTATCCTTGAtactgaacattgtctcatcACGAGAATTGACCACAACTTTATTTTGACAATATGCTGAAAGGTAATGACCTCGTGGTCATTTACTTGTTTTTGTGTAAATTTACTGTTTTGCCTATTTCCATAGCTTCTGTGTAGTGTATGTGGTGTATCGAGATGGGTGGCACACTTTCTGAGGTAGTCGAAAGAGCTTTAAGTAAGTTGTTCCCTTTTAAAAAGCTTTACGTtgaaagagttgactttggtcaaccggAGAATCTGATATCGTATGAGATTATTGTCAGTTTCATCAGCTTTTCAGAGCTTACGATTTATTCCTTTTTAGACTTGGGTTAGttaggtaatatatatatattgagtaaCACTGATCATTAGGAAGTTTTAGGTTGAGAATTTAGGATTGTATGATGCTTAGTTATCCTTTTGGCCATTTTTGGGTTAAGCTTAGCTTTTAGTCATAAAGCCTTAGCTTAGGATAATCCTTAGTCATGGTTGGCATCGTAGGATCCTTACAATGCTTCTAGGCTGTTTAAACTTGATTTACGCGTGTTGGATTGGGTTGGTACGAATGTGTGTCTTTTTGGTTCATTTTGGGCttttatagtattattattgtGTTTGTAGGCCTGAGGCCTTAGGCTTGGAATGACTAGAGTCCGGGTTAGTATGATTGTACTATAGTGAATGTCCACCAGTTGTTTGTGTGGCGTGATTGATTTAAAGAATAGTTTGATTGTGTTTTGTATGAAATCATGTGCATGACATATGCTTTTGACATGTTTTGGTTCATAAATGAAGGGAAGATGTAATTGAGACCCTTAAACGATCTTATTACAGTACTCTACCTATTTTGGGCTCCGAGGGAGCATGTTATTGATCTTATTTAAGAgaactcaagaaattttaaaagattttcatCACTTTCTTGGgatttatcatttttaagagGCTTTTTCATGAAACCTGTTGATTTCACTATGGGGACTTGTTATTTTGGAAGGAAAAACACTAATTGTAAAAGAGTTTTTGGACAAAAAGGGTGGATTTCTTTAAACATATGATTTCTCGCGACTTTTATTGACAGGTAAGATCCAGGAAGCATTCTGGGTGGCTCGAAGGATTATTTTGGGTTTAACCTTATATTTTTAAGCCCAAGAAAgcatttgggggggggggggcgttGAGCTGATCCGGgttatatttcttctatttcacTTGCTATTGAGTCTGAGGGATAATTTTGGGCCTCCTGCTCCTACTGATGGAGCCCCGACTAGAGGCAGAGGCCAAGAGTGACCTAGGGGTTGAGGTAAAGTATGGGCTACAACACCATGCCGAGATCAAGAGAGGGAACCTTCATCAGAGCCCACTATAAAGGTAGAGAAGGTCCATCACCAGTTGGGTGGTGTGGGGTCTGCCCACCCTCTGCAATGATTCGTTGCCACATTGGTCCTTCATTATACTTTGTCTAAGATCCTCATCTTCATGAAGGGTATGTCCTAGGATGAGACTTTTCCTAATATATCGGCTAGCCCTTAGGTTAGAGATGAGGTGCAATCTTCAGCTCAGGCAGAGGTACATTATGTTTAGATACTAGGGGCACACCATGATGTTGCGGCTCCTCACTTAGCGGTTCCACCGATGTCGACAATTGTTTTTTTCTATGATAGTTAAGTCGGTTATGTCATTTGAGGAGCAAAAGATGTTGGGACGATTCATCTGGTTAGGACCTCATAGGTTTGATGGTACTTTGGGTGAGGATGCCCATGAGTTTCCTGTTAGTTTCTAAAAGAGGTTACATAACCTCAATTTAGTTGAGTCACGGAGTTTATTACATTACTTTCTAGATGGATGGACCAAAAAAGCAGTGGAGGTCTTATCTTGAGTGCAGGCAAGACGGGTCACCTCCGATGACTTTGTCTCAATTCTCTAAGGCCTTTTTGGAAAAATATGTACCTCACAGCTTGGGAGAAGAAATGTTATAGAATAAGTTCACAGACTTGTCATAGGGATCAATGTCGGTATCTGTGTATGAGACACAATTCCATGAGCTAGCCAGCTATGGAACTATGATTATGTTGAAAGGGAATTAGCGAATTTGTAGGTTCATTAAAGGGTTGCCTTTACTCCTTCATTTTTCTACAAAGTTGATGGTAGCGTCAGACTGTTTATTTCTTTAGGTTATAAACCATGCACGCAACATTGAGGGGATACGCCGTGAGGACTATGGGGGCAACGATAATAGGCCCTGCCACGAGGGTGGTTTTAACAACTCTCAGTCTCATGGTAGGGGGTGTTTCGGCAGAGGCAACCCATAGCAGTTTCAACCTAGTAGGACGATTTAGGTAGCCCTATAGATTACAGATGGTGGCTTCGTGGGTGTTAGTGGTCAGGGCAACCAGGCTTTGGGTAATACTTCTTGGGGTTTGCATTTTGGGTATTTGGGTCGTGGTGGACAATCAGGTTCAACTAAGTCATCTCAAAAGGTTGCTTATGTTAGGGGTTGTTATGCATGTGGCGTGCTAAGACACTTTGCTAGAGATTTACCCATGATCGGTCACTACAGGCAATAGGTCAACATGTTCAGGCCCTAGGGATCTGATATAGTCGACTAGAGGCAGCTCATAGGGTAGTAGAGGTGGTCTCTAGGGTACTCGAGGTGGTCCTTAGTCAGGTAGGTCAGGCGGTCAAGGTAGATGCGACCATATGTATGCCTTCCCGAGTAGGCCAGAGGGGTAGGCTTTGGATGTTGTCATCATAGGTACAATCTCTATCTCTCGTCGGTTTTCTTTAGCTTTGTTTGATCCAGggtctacttattcatatgaatcTTCTTATTATGCTATGCATTTGGAGTTATCTTGGGAGTCGTTGTCGGTGCCTATGTGTGTAGATTTTACAGTAGGtgattttttagtagtgtccATCTTAGGGTATCATACTTGGGTAGACTTGATTCTGTTAAATATGGTGGATTTTGACTTGGTTCAACGATATGGATTGGCTATCTCCATATCATGCATTCTTGGATTACTTTTCTAAGACTATCACTTTGTGTATGCCTCGTATCCCTTTGATTATATGGACAGGTACTGATAGCCATATGTGAGGGGTGTGATTTCATTTCTAAGGGCATAACAGTTGGTAGGAAAGGGTGTTTACCTTATCTTGCTTATGTTTGTGATACTAGTGATGACCCCTTCTCTTGAGTCAGTTCTGATGGTTAGAGAGTTCTCTAACGTATTTCATATCGATCTATCTGGTCTTCCTTCTCACCGTGATATTGACTTCGACATTGACATTGAGATGACACGTGGTTAGTTTATATTTTGCCTTATCTGATGGCTCCAGCTATGTTGAGGGAACTTAAGGAGTAGCTCTGATTAGTGATGAATTTCGACTCATTTGAGACtcttttcttgtgattttgtgaCACTCAAGTAGAGAAAGAGTCCAATTatccattgaattgtgttgatTTCAAGTATTTGTTGCTAGCAAGTAAAATGATGGATAAAAGTAGAAAAGAAGCTGAAAAGAAGTTGAATCTGGAAGAAATTGGGTCTCTGATGTCGCACTTGTGAGTGAAGGTTCGCTTAAGCGAACGGTCAAAGGTGGTCAGCAGGTCACTTAAGTGATCGTGCGGGAGTCGCTTTTGCGAGCTAGCCACAAAGGGCGGGGTTCACTTACATGATGGGATGTCGCTTTTGCTAACTTCCATCCGCTCTTGCGAAGCCCGCCTTCTTAGTCAAGGGCTAATTTGAAATGTCTCAGGCATTGGATCAATATTCTCACAAAGGGGCTGGAGAGAAGCATTATAGAGATCAAATTTTAAAGGAGATAATTTTTAGGAGAGTGGATCTTTTAGCTTAGCCTAAGGAAGAGCACTAATTTGTAGTGTTTATATTTTGAGTTGAGACTTTGAAGACAAGTTGCCTCACAATTCACATTTGAGTTTGACGATTGTGTGCTTATATAGTAAAATCTCTTATTCCCTTCTTCATTTCCTTACATTAAATTGCTAGAATTGTGGTTGTAATTGTGCATATGAAATTGGGGCTTTTGTGCTAGAAATAGACAAAGCTATTTGGGTATTTGATTTATTGTTCTATTGCTTTTGTGATTCCTTGGTTCTATGCTTAATTTCATGAAATGGTTTTAATCTATTTTTCATGCTTTAATCTATGATTTATGAGTGCACGCTCAGATCTAGCTTTTGATCTTTGTGGGTTGCTCGatatgttttttcatatattttatgtgattgcaatttattttctatcactttaaaatttgttgcaaacaaattgaCATGCCCAGTGGGACCAATTATGTCCTTCATCTCTTTTCTCGatgcaaataaaatatttaaatctgAAGCCACAAAATCGCAAAGGTGGAAGAATAATTAGTACATCAAGTCTCGTCTTTAAGTTTCATGAAGTCTACACTTTGACAAGCCTTGAAGCagggggcatttgtagacattgaaaatTTATGGGACTCTACAAAACGTGTTCAATTCTAGTTAGGACTTTACAAGATGTATTCGATTCCAGTTaggattcttggaggctacACAACCCTAAACTCTAGTTCATGTCAATATAAAGGATaagaagatctcaaaaattccacaaattcatggaatattcacAACGATGAGATCAAAATATTCCAGTCTTCTTGATAATCAATACTTCAAGAAGATCCACAAATCCATTCATGAAAGATAAAAGTCCAAATTATCCTAGTTCAAGAAATACGTCGCCCTCGAGTTATGGAGATCAAgtctaaatcatcctagttcgagaaatacgccactaacggccTTCGTATTATGGAGATCAAGTTCAAATCAttctagttcgagaaatacgtcATTAACGCCCCTCGAATTATAGAGAAATCTAAAGAAATAAGGATCAAGGGAGAAACATAATTATACTCACAatcttgatcaataaaattatgtttctttatatttcattgtgatatcaatttattttctatcacttcaaaatttgttgcaaatggGTACCTTATTCAATAATCCTATAAATTGAATGAACTAAAGCATATCATTGATTCTAGCGCATCATCGTTGTTATATTGATAGACTTTCTGTAATATTGGATACCTTAGTCAAAGGTCCTACTTTGATATTCTGCAAGCATATATTCCAAAATTTCTATATACATAACACTTGATAGAATAAAATTTTACAGCATGcagggtaaaaatattttaaaaaatacatcaaagatattaataaattttaattaaataaacattGACAGTTGACACTAATATATAATGATTGAAAatcaacttaccccatttcatatatatatttctttaaatcTTCACCTTACAATtaaattgtattaaaaaaaattactcacaTGTTAATCAATTAGCAAAGCATGTGGAGAAgacaattgaaaattttgaatcaaaactaAATAATTTCATGCCTCCAAAGTCATGAGCAGAGTACAAATTAATTCCATGTTGGCAGCATAATGCAATTCAGCCAACCTACGACAAAGactataaaaaggaaaaagaaaaccTACCAACATTAATTCTCCTAGTATTAAAAATAgacatctaattacttttatatatatttactttatTAGGGTTCTTCCCATATATTTTAGGATTCATATATTTTAGAAATCCCCTTAATTTTTCATGTGCATACCCATACATTTTTGTTTTACCATTTTGGTAGGAGTCGTTAATTTTCATAGATCTTCCTATATATTTAATAGCCAATAttataaaatacttaaataatatattgaaacaaaatagTACATCACATTTTTCCTATAGTAGTCttttaatgaaaaacaaaaagtcCAACCAACagttttttaacttttaaggaCCTCcttgattttaatataatataggaaaaatgacaaaaattccgccttttaatttacttattaccattatcccctataagttttacaaatctccaaaatccctcattttcgcgcatcagattagtgtattagcgcttatattattgtatctcgcgcatcagattaatgtatcaacgcttatattattgtatctcgcgcatcagattaatgtatcagcgcttatattattgtatctcgcccATGTAtgaacgcttatattattgtatctcacgcattagattaatgtatcaacacttatattattgtatctgtTTGAGGGATTTTTGtcattataaacttttaagggatagattgtaattttgccttaaaagtatgtgatttctgtaatttactctttaatatatactacaaataggggtgttcatggttcggtttggatcggttattagttaaaaccaaaaccaaaccaatttaaatcggtttttaaatatctaaaaccaaaccaaaccaaatcaaaaaaataactattggtttggttatcgtcggtttggtttggtttggttaggTTTCTTCGGTTCTTTCGGTTCGAAAGTAATAAGGTTGTTGAGGAAAGTAATAAGGTTGTTGAACACTTAGTACATGAATAATTCACAAATAAGCTATTACACGAACATAGTGATTCATCCAATCTACCAAgtttcaaaaactaaaaaaactcaTTGTCAATAGCATAAAGTTGGTTCAATATTCTGATCTCAACATCTTGTCAATAgacttttcaataaaattacaccttaaaatattaagaaattactttaaaaaaaaaaccaatatTTCATAGTCAAAACTAATCAATTACCATCTTCTTTAGCTTGAGCTTTAAATTATTCAATGTTGCgttagaaaattttataaaatacagAGAGAGTGTGATCTTTAAAGTAATGAATATTGAGGGATCTAAACTTAAGGTTTTAATAGTTGAGCTAAAATTTAAGTGTCGGACttcaaaaaatagtaaaattaaaggcttaagttgattaatttatcaaaatacttatattttatttataaataattataaaatttatacatataacTTCTCAgttcgatttggttatttttgcaattaatttttagtaaaaccaaaaccaaaccaaataatatcgatttttcaaaatttaaaaccaaacctaaccaaatcaaaccaaatattgattttttttaattggtttgGTTCGGATggcggtttggtttggttttataaccataaccatgaacaaccctaACTACAAATAGATATAGATATCTTCATTCCTGATTAATCTGTGTTACTTAAGAGTTGAATATTGTGTTAAtacttgtaatttttttaagaataaattaaaataagaaaaggaGCAGAGAGGAGTAAAATCAAGTTTCTGTCATATAACACAATCAAGATTAGAGTATAACATGTTTAGGATCAAAGATTACAGACAGTAAATGATCCTCAGCTAAGTAGTTGAGACATGTCTTTACTcacaattttgaaatatatccTCTCTTTCCTCATTTGTCCTCTGTGTAAGAGTTCCCTTTTAGCTCCATTACACACTTACCTAAGATAAGATGGTGGAAATGTTAATTTTTACAGACGATCAACTACAAATTAAGCTCAGATCAAGACTACCTTATCAACGGTACAGCTAGCTGGGGAATGATCGAACATCTAATGACTATTCGTTACCCCCATCAAAACTGCCTTGACCATTTTGTCTTCTCTTGTCTCTCCAATTCTCGCCCCACATTTTAGCCTCTGCAACTGCTCTTTCTCTATCCAAATCCCTGTTTAACATCCTTGCTGTTTCCCTTGGAGAATCTTCCTTCTCAGATCCTCCATCCACGTCCCATTTCCGTCCTGATCCTCCTCCTGCCCCATCTTCATTCCTAAATATTCTTCCAACTCTATCATCTTTATTTCTCCTATCAACACTGTCTGCCCCAAATCTATGAATTTGCCCAGGAACTGTACCAGGATCATATGACTGATTTGCAAGATAAGAAAGGGCAGTGACCACATCCCCAATTAGCGGACGACCAGCAGCCTGTTCTTGGATACACATGGAGGCCACAGCTAAAGCCTGGTACAGACCTCTCATTGGAAATTGTCCTTGAAGACTTGGATCAGCTAGTTTTGCAAATTTCCGACGATCATTAAACAGTGGCCTAGCCTGGATATACATTCAGAATTACAAAGGATAGTCAATCATTCAATTTGTTATTTTCACACAAAAATGTGATCAGTTGCAGAGCAAGGAATTCTGCCAAGGGGATTCAAAAAATACAACAATGACACACTTGGGATTTGAACCCATCACTTAAATTACTTTCACTTGAATCCCCTTCCCAATAGGTGGCTCCACTCTTGGACATGATCACGAGtaaaataaatcaacaaattGCTAAACTAAAGGAAAGAAATAAGCAGATTAATTACCCATGCGACAAGGTTTTGTTCTCCCTGAGGTTTGGTGCTGTCAATAGCCTTACGTCCAGTGATAAGCTCCAAGAACACAACCCCAAAACTATAGACATCAGATTTGACAGTCAATTGTCCAGTCATGGCATACTCAGGGGCACAGTAACCATAAGTTCCCATGACCCTTGTGGACACATGTGACTTGTCTCCAGTAGGACCAAGTTTTGCTAGCCCAAAATCAGAAAGCTTCGGGAAAAAGTTTTCTTTAAGCAATATGTTGGATGACTTGAAGTCCCTATAAATAACAGGAGGGTTCGCCTTATCATGAAGGTGCTCCAAACCTTTTGCTGCACCAGATGCAATCGTCATTCTCGTGTTCCAATCTAGTGGCTCTTTATCAGGAGGGAGATCTGCACACCACTTATTCACATGAGATCACTAAAGAACACAAAGCCTAGAGTCACAAAATTCTGCAGTATATTATTGTTCATAAAAAACTAATGAAACGGGTAACATGCAAGATCTAAGTTGAAAACTGGCAATCAAAAGTATGCCTTAGAGAGAAATGGCTAGGTTTATAAGACAGCTATACAATCATAAAGCCATAAGAGCTCTTTAAACCACCATCATATTAGGGACCCATGGGATACAAGG
The DNA window shown above is from Solanum stenotomum isolate F172 chromosome 6, ASM1918654v1, whole genome shotgun sequence and carries:
- the LOC125869078 gene encoding serine/threonine-protein kinase PBS1 encodes the protein MGCFSCFDSKEDEKLNPQKDRDDSNRKQPHLTAPSNISRLSSGADRLKTRSTNCSKREFLGIKDAPDVQIAAHTFTFRELAAATNNFRPESFIGEGGFGRVYKGQLPSGQVVAVKQLDRNGLQGNREFLVEVLMLSLLHHPNLVNLIGYCADGDQRLLVYEFMPLGSLEDHLHDLPPDKEPLDWNTRMTIASGAAKGLEHLHDKANPPVIYRDFKSSNILLKENFFPKLSDFGLAKLGPTGDKSHVSTRVMGTYGYCAPEYAMTGQLTVKSDVYSFGVVFLELITGRKAIDSTKPQGEQNLVAWARPLFNDRRKFAKLADPSLQGQFPMRGLYQALAVASMCIQEQAAGRPLIGDVVTALSYLANQSYDPGTVPGQIHRFGADSVDRRNKDDRVGRIFRNEDGAGGGSGRKWDVDGGSEKEDSPRETARMLNRDLDRERAVAEAKMWGENWRDKRRQNGQGSFDGGNE